One window of Corynebacterium doosanense CAU 212 = DSM 45436 genomic DNA carries:
- a CDS encoding vWA domain-containing protein, with product MTFTRQPGKKLFAAVGALLVLGTGSAFGVPQAQAQLPAPPPSENNALNDFAGCMAGEKTADVLLVLDQSGSLKESDPDGLRVGAAQDFVGELARYGENAGVDIRVRTAGFGTSYYGDEAGYGSWQSLADGAAGVNAELEKFRGRTDDEYTEYPDALRGSLATMQTNDSPCKAVMLFSDGEMTMESGDIEGAAAQLCSASGEVAQLRAAGVQIFTIGLDARGDQDMSRLKGIADSPDCGAPAPPNGQFFLGNSPASLLAAFRSAVPNPGGTGQNNISVRDAFPFFLDNSVTPVSLSAQPEDTVEGLTPLLTPPGGEPVDVVSGEQTIGGARVNATFNETVPGAVDIEMERAEEWAGEWRFGYRAETNPDASYRAQLSIRPGMNIHVDSGAGEQEGALRAINTQPLRVSLVDQAGVPVTLDGQATLSAFYRTPAGEIPLGENIPVGHGEPVDLDLSQVTEPTSGTLLALVNITTAGPEGAPGTPLNPVVYERGLSVTLENLPQPPNAINLGAISEEAVSVDAPAEGPGLLWIESGTWEGANLPEGTTATVSSPADSQENAIVLQRGETGSLPLEFTLSDLADGPISGELTVHFAELDGSNPSSTTVPVTGAMSAPVDVATFTAALVAVLLLALAIPLGILYLMKYLSGRIPISPKVAGVRVPVGLQGTSLVNKSTDKEFTLSREDLVQYGTAAMNPRRMNVAGHEIRVKHGINPFAPSAVIVENPVSVAGSGNQSGTKAKLPLAIQNQWFVTMNPQNAEDVTIVAMPDVMSQSARLDEMVADIRRYAPERISQLQSQLQSQRGEVGGEGAESVAPAPAAATPTDSPFGAPAGDSPFGGPDAGNSPFGGTGGNSPFGGPR from the coding sequence ATGACCTTCACACGCCAGCCGGGCAAGAAACTGTTCGCCGCAGTGGGTGCGCTGCTCGTCCTCGGAACCGGCTCCGCGTTCGGGGTACCCCAGGCGCAGGCACAACTGCCCGCCCCGCCTCCGTCCGAGAACAACGCCCTCAATGACTTCGCCGGCTGCATGGCGGGTGAAAAGACCGCCGATGTGCTGCTCGTCCTGGACCAGTCCGGGTCCCTGAAAGAATCCGACCCTGATGGGCTGAGGGTCGGTGCGGCGCAGGATTTCGTTGGCGAACTGGCCCGCTATGGCGAGAATGCCGGGGTGGATATCCGGGTGCGCACCGCCGGGTTCGGCACCTCGTACTACGGCGATGAAGCCGGGTACGGTTCCTGGCAGTCTCTCGCCGACGGGGCAGCCGGCGTCAACGCAGAGCTGGAGAAGTTCCGCGGCCGCACCGACGACGAGTACACCGAGTACCCGGATGCCCTCCGTGGCTCACTCGCGACGATGCAGACCAACGATTCCCCGTGCAAGGCCGTCATGCTGTTCTCCGACGGTGAGATGACCATGGAATCCGGCGACATTGAGGGCGCCGCGGCCCAGCTGTGCAGCGCCAGCGGCGAGGTTGCCCAGTTGCGCGCCGCGGGAGTCCAGATTTTCACCATCGGCCTGGACGCTCGTGGGGACCAGGACATGTCCCGGCTCAAGGGGATCGCCGACTCGCCCGACTGTGGTGCGCCCGCCCCGCCCAACGGCCAGTTCTTCCTGGGTAACAGCCCGGCCAGCCTCCTGGCGGCGTTCCGGTCGGCCGTTCCCAACCCGGGAGGAACCGGCCAGAACAACATTTCCGTCCGAGACGCGTTCCCGTTCTTCCTGGACAACTCCGTCACCCCGGTTTCTCTCTCCGCGCAGCCCGAGGACACCGTTGAAGGCCTGACTCCACTGCTCACCCCTCCTGGTGGAGAGCCGGTCGACGTCGTTTCCGGCGAGCAGACCATCGGCGGCGCGCGAGTCAACGCGACCTTCAACGAGACGGTGCCCGGCGCTGTGGACATTGAGATGGAGCGCGCCGAGGAATGGGCCGGAGAATGGCGTTTCGGTTACCGCGCTGAGACCAACCCCGACGCCAGCTACCGCGCTCAGCTCTCCATCCGTCCGGGCATGAACATCCACGTGGACAGCGGCGCCGGCGAGCAGGAGGGGGCACTCCGTGCGATCAACACGCAGCCCCTGCGTGTGTCGCTTGTCGATCAGGCTGGCGTGCCCGTCACTCTCGACGGGCAGGCAACGCTGTCCGCGTTCTACCGGACACCGGCAGGGGAGATCCCCCTGGGCGAAAACATCCCCGTCGGGCATGGGGAACCCGTGGATCTGGACCTGAGCCAGGTCACTGAGCCGACCTCGGGCACGCTGCTGGCTCTGGTCAACATCACCACGGCCGGCCCCGAGGGAGCTCCGGGAACCCCGCTCAATCCCGTGGTCTACGAGCGTGGCCTCTCCGTGACCCTGGAGAACCTCCCGCAGCCGCCGAACGCGATCAACCTGGGGGCGATCTCCGAGGAGGCGGTCTCGGTGGATGCGCCGGCGGAGGGCCCCGGGCTTCTCTGGATTGAGAGCGGCACGTGGGAGGGCGCCAATCTTCCGGAGGGAACGACGGCGACCGTCAGTTCCCCGGCAGACTCGCAGGAGAACGCGATCGTGCTCCAGCGTGGTGAGACCGGCAGCCTGCCCCTCGAGTTCACCCTTTCAGACCTGGCGGACGGCCCCATTTCGGGCGAGCTCACCGTCCATTTCGCGGAACTCGACGGATCCAACCCGTCGTCGACCACGGTTCCCGTGACCGGTGCCATGAGCGCGCCTGTCGACGTCGCCACCTTCACCGCAGCGCTGGTCGCCGTGCTGCTGCTGGCGCTGGCCATCCCCCTGGGAATTCTCTACCTGATGAAGTACCTGTCCGGGCGAATTCCCATCTCGCCCAAGGTGGCGGGAGTGCGTGTGCCGGTCGGGCTGCAGGGCACCTCCCTGGTGAACAAGTCCACAGACAAGGAATTCACCCTCAGCCGCGAGGACCTGGTCCAGTACGGAACGGCGGCGATGAACCCCCGGCGGATGAACGTGGCCGGGCATGAGATCAGGGTGAAACACGGAATCAACCCGTTCGCCCCGTCCGCGGTGATCGTGGAGAATCCGGTCTCTGTCGCGGGATCGGGCAATCAGTCGGGCACCAAGGCGAAACTTCCGCTGGCGATCCAGAACCAGTGGTTTGTGACGATGAATCCCCAGAATGCCGAGGATGTCACCATCGTGGCCATGCCCGATGTGATGTCGCAGTCTGCGCGACTGGACGAGATGGTGGCAGACATTCGTCGATACGCTCCCGAACGTATTTCGCAGCTCCAGTCGCAGCTCCAGTCGCAGCGGGGCGAAGTCGGGGGAGAGGGCGCGGAAAGCGTTGCCCCCGCGCCGGCAGCGGCAACGCCGACCGACAGCCCGTTCGGCGCACCCGCAGGCGACAGTCCTTTTGGAGGCCCCGACGCCGGCAACTCCCCGTTCGGCGGCACCGGGGGAAACAGCCCGTTCGGCGGCCCCCGTTGA
- the rpsL gene encoding 30S ribosomal protein S12 has protein sequence MPTIQQLVRKGRHDKRSLDSTAALKGSPQRRGVCTRVYTTTPKKPNSALRKVARVRLTSGIEVSAYIPGEGHNLQEHSMVLVRGGRVKDLPGVRYKIVRGALDTQGVKDRKQARSRYGAKKGQ, from the coding sequence ATGCCGACTATCCAGCAGCTGGTCCGCAAGGGTCGCCACGACAAGAGGTCCCTTGACTCGACCGCGGCCCTGAAGGGCTCCCCGCAGCGTCGTGGCGTCTGCACCCGCGTGTACACCACCACCCCGAAGAAGCCGAACTCCGCGCTCCGTAAGGTCGCCCGTGTTCGTCTGACCTCCGGCATCGAGGTTTCCGCCTACATTCCGGGCGAGGGCCACAACCTGCAGGAGCACTCCATGGTGCTCGTTCGCGGTGGTCGTGTGAAGGACCTTCCGGGTGTCCGTTACAAGATCGTCCGTGGCGCACTCGACACCCAGGGTGTCAAGGACCGCAAGCAGGCTCGTTCGCGTTACGGCGCGAAGAAGGGACAGTAA
- a CDS encoding serine hydrolase: MVAALEQEMHAQIGVVVLGPEGEQSAGSLTPGPAWSTIKVPLAIAALRANPSLSHLAGSAITVSDNAAAQQLWGSLGGGAAAAEAVEAVLRESGDDHTQVNEQVTRPEFSAFGQTGWALEDQAAFARHLSASTGAAEIEVRNYMAQVASSDSYGLGELGDAHFKGGWGPELNGAYLTRQFGYSGDTAIAVATIPADGSYASGQQVLSELTRRLNL, encoded by the coding sequence ATGGTCGCCGCCCTAGAGCAGGAGATGCACGCGCAGATCGGAGTCGTCGTGCTCGGGCCGGAAGGGGAACAGTCCGCGGGCTCGCTGACACCCGGACCGGCGTGGTCGACCATCAAGGTTCCGCTGGCGATTGCGGCACTGCGGGCGAACCCATCGTTGTCCCACCTCGCGGGTTCCGCCATTACGGTGTCCGACAACGCCGCCGCCCAACAGCTGTGGGGCAGCCTGGGAGGGGGAGCAGCCGCGGCGGAAGCCGTAGAAGCAGTTCTCCGGGAGAGCGGCGATGACCACACCCAGGTCAACGAACAGGTGACACGCCCCGAGTTCAGCGCCTTCGGCCAAACCGGGTGGGCGCTGGAGGATCAGGCGGCGTTCGCCCGGCACCTTTCTGCGTCGACAGGCGCGGCGGAGATAGAGGTGCGAAACTACATGGCGCAGGTGGCAAGTTCTGATTCCTATGGCCTCGGGGAGCTTGGCGACGCCCACTTCAAAGGTGGCTGGGGACCCGAGCTCAATGGTGCCTACCTCACCCGTCAGTTCGGGTACTCGGGAGACACAGCCATCGCGGTTGCGACCATCCCCGCCGACGGGTCCTACGCCAGCGGGCAACAGGTGCTGTCCGAACTGACCAGACGCCTCAATCTCTAA
- a CDS encoding TRAFAC clade GTPase domain-containing protein, which yields MNQPMDDSPGLTRDPYTFQPMDPTVTMSPSANRELPDGWPGSLTVCVALAGARASGKSLYVAVLVKLLRQLADEHGVVMKPANRQTKDSYAVNYENPFFEEMGLLSSTPPVSSAEAYQRDPLIYDLGFHVINGGEQRKVFLVLRDVAGEDLESLPEDQSVLDFFQWAHEVIYLFDPLKVSEIRLLLEGTVSAESLGADATDVLNNLLQVIRPGALAQEGRPRPRLAVALSKFDTLRSLANSANEGWAEIMGNRGAAFNRQLEPSYWGSDPELLNEEIRSMLLRLDARTLLNTVRQEAEIYGMDVRYFVNSSLGSQPQGSRLDRTGIAPFRVLDPVLWLLYDAGIFWPTTENHQQRGEQWL from the coding sequence ATGAACCAGCCCATGGACGACAGTCCCGGATTGACGCGAGATCCCTACACCTTCCAGCCCATGGACCCGACAGTCACGATGTCGCCGTCGGCGAACCGGGAACTGCCCGACGGCTGGCCTGGCTCGCTGACGGTCTGCGTGGCGCTCGCGGGCGCCCGTGCGTCGGGAAAAAGCCTGTACGTCGCCGTGCTGGTGAAGCTGCTCCGCCAGCTGGCGGACGAGCACGGCGTGGTGATGAAACCCGCGAACCGGCAGACGAAGGACAGCTACGCCGTCAATTACGAAAACCCGTTCTTTGAGGAGATGGGCCTACTCTCCTCGACACCGCCGGTTTCATCTGCCGAGGCGTACCAGCGCGACCCGCTCATCTACGACCTGGGCTTCCACGTCATCAACGGGGGCGAGCAGCGAAAAGTGTTCCTCGTGCTCCGCGATGTGGCGGGCGAGGACCTGGAATCACTGCCCGAGGATCAGTCCGTGCTGGACTTCTTCCAGTGGGCCCACGAGGTGATCTACCTCTTCGATCCGCTCAAGGTCAGCGAGATCCGGCTGCTGCTGGAGGGCACCGTGTCCGCGGAATCCCTCGGCGCCGATGCCACCGACGTGCTCAACAACCTTCTGCAGGTGATCCGGCCGGGCGCGCTCGCGCAGGAAGGGCGGCCGAGGCCGCGCCTCGCGGTGGCCCTGTCCAAGTTCGACACCCTGCGCAGCCTGGCCAACAGCGCCAACGAGGGGTGGGCGGAGATCATGGGAAACCGCGGGGCGGCCTTCAACAGGCAGCTCGAACCGTCTTACTGGGGATCTGACCCCGAGCTGCTCAACGAGGAGATCCGGTCAATGCTCCTGCGCCTGGACGCCCGGACTCTACTCAACACCGTCCGCCAGGAAGCCGAGATCTACGGCATGGATGTCAGGTACTTCGTGAACTCCTCGCTGGGCAGCCAGCCCCAGGGTTCGCGGTTGGATCGCACCGGCATCGCGCCCTTCCGGGTGCTGGATCCGGTGCTGTGGCTTCTCTACGACGCAGGCATCTTCTGGCCGACGACCGAGAACCATCAGCAGCGAGGGGAGCAGTGGCTGTGA
- a CDS encoding tubulin-like doman-containing protein has product MSKFLVVGCGGSGSATQAYMLDQLRAHQKKVTGSESLPQEWQFVAIDVPVSPESGPDGLPNVRESNGAYVSTGQKQTYASFDRGLSQTLGSSNNKALGEIATWASRTPSAEQTPIDKGAGQYRGIGRILTIQNLGKIRSELENAVNRINDAHGDESAPLVFVISSMAGGAGASMFLDVCRLLTTINGISPANIAAFMFTPEVFESLSPDSRVGQWPNSLAMFGEAVAAQFGSDPDHDRRLYQAMGINEGVQDVSVGRLIPIGARMGANGAKFGEGTPKAIYRGIGKALSSLMTSKSALESFERFTMGNRGGKSPDRSVHGWGDPQNPADDNIPWGSMGYAQLSLGRDRYAEYAAQRLAKQAFDRLLEGHLDKAKPHQNAAEQMEVLITDNHGYFIGDIGLPMTMAENNDEHKYAAWFQDKFRAYFEDSVQQMRASLRGSLRPGDGEPLGQWRSEIENALADPRLSWTMNDIVGSGPITPEQQSSGRGISYRAAHRFADDFANSLIAELEKQLGKYGIPYVEALVEKLRLAFSDRFLPVLEYYHNEGLNSDPMWKPARVHELLQPLNGRGKVSGSQQIISVIEEAYVPQFSVYFRSALAGQLRAVLSDFDKDVLAPLLRELTAVHRDLTRAAETAPSKTKLSDVTTNEPTAWPREREDVPARFRGSDNEVVVSRIEDFKNHYEQQLVATQHSFERSVTDLEGAASSAVREIILGVWQTQGAEKAPRDTLARQMDENQLVGNRVGWVSSRLVVDPSGNAERRSVGQARFDIKVRPDDLLRRARSWVARPGLAFQQFIDVDLRSYITEGGPDYHDRLKRLADAFTIATANARPLAAVNPQVIGAAYNGDASVDYRLSFSEIPFLGLSDVLDELKSVLIRDNSLDKNTTLENFSSSSTLTDSDSLERIEVFGAYPNYSPIVFSSLLPEIADYWASLPGDKGTFWNLRRARPLASALPVTTEERQAYVAGWLIGTVIGRIFIENKGTPQARALIYSDRERQWIPFPKQLLTPPLEFKASYDWMPAVIESVLLAYANVHNTAGGIASSLRPYQALRGLWNDGQSGPTKGEINHSVVPLMANWLRDGWQPEAHGLPAAPDTPEERYELLKSNFQKHLTLARDFVPSDSRGYVPGSSGQEKPFADVTNREHASMMPLYRDIAPDVVKMVPELLNKLDEALEMSKRLADTGYGSGSLPGVPQFGAVDQSAPQSPPTINLSGFGGSNNGSGDLI; this is encoded by the coding sequence ATGAGCAAATTCCTCGTCGTAGGTTGTGGAGGATCGGGCTCCGCGACCCAGGCTTACATGCTCGATCAGCTGCGAGCGCACCAGAAGAAGGTCACCGGGTCCGAGAGCCTGCCGCAGGAGTGGCAGTTCGTCGCCATCGATGTTCCGGTTTCGCCCGAGTCCGGGCCGGACGGCTTGCCCAACGTCCGCGAATCGAACGGTGCCTACGTCTCCACCGGCCAGAAGCAGACGTACGCGTCCTTTGATCGTGGGCTGTCGCAGACGCTCGGGTCGAGCAACAACAAGGCCCTCGGCGAAATTGCCACCTGGGCCAGTCGAACCCCCTCGGCTGAGCAGACGCCTATCGATAAGGGCGCTGGGCAGTACCGTGGCATTGGCCGAATCCTCACCATCCAGAACCTGGGCAAGATCCGTTCGGAGCTGGAGAACGCGGTCAACCGGATCAACGACGCCCACGGCGACGAGTCCGCCCCGCTCGTCTTTGTCATCTCCTCCATGGCGGGCGGCGCGGGTGCCTCCATGTTCCTCGACGTCTGCCGCCTGCTCACCACCATCAACGGCATTTCCCCGGCGAACATCGCGGCGTTCATGTTCACCCCTGAGGTTTTCGAATCCCTGTCGCCGGACTCCCGCGTGGGACAGTGGCCCAACTCGCTGGCGATGTTCGGCGAGGCCGTCGCTGCTCAGTTCGGTTCGGATCCCGACCACGACCGGCGTCTCTACCAGGCCATGGGCATCAACGAGGGTGTTCAGGACGTGTCCGTCGGACGCCTCATCCCGATCGGTGCGCGCATGGGCGCCAACGGCGCGAAGTTCGGTGAGGGAACCCCGAAGGCCATCTACCGCGGTATCGGCAAGGCACTGTCCTCCCTCATGACCTCCAAGTCGGCCCTTGAATCCTTCGAGCGTTTCACCATGGGCAACCGCGGCGGCAAGAGCCCGGACCGAAGCGTGCATGGCTGGGGCGATCCGCAGAACCCGGCGGACGACAACATCCCGTGGGGTTCCATGGGATACGCGCAGCTTTCGCTCGGCCGCGACCGGTACGCCGAATACGCGGCGCAGCGGCTGGCGAAGCAGGCCTTCGACCGCCTGCTCGAGGGCCATCTGGACAAGGCCAAACCGCACCAGAACGCGGCGGAGCAGATGGAAGTGCTCATCACCGACAACCACGGCTACTTCATCGGTGACATCGGGCTGCCCATGACGATGGCCGAGAACAATGACGAGCACAAGTACGCCGCCTGGTTCCAGGACAAGTTCCGCGCCTACTTCGAGGACTCGGTGCAGCAGATGCGTGCCTCGCTCCGGGGCTCCCTGCGCCCGGGCGACGGGGAGCCGCTGGGCCAGTGGCGCAGCGAGATCGAAAACGCGCTGGCTGACCCGCGACTGTCCTGGACGATGAATGACATCGTCGGCTCCGGCCCGATCACCCCGGAACAACAGAGCAGCGGCCGAGGAATCAGCTACCGGGCCGCCCACAGGTTCGCCGACGACTTCGCCAACTCGCTCATCGCCGAGCTGGAGAAACAGCTGGGCAAGTATGGAATCCCCTATGTTGAGGCGCTGGTGGAGAAGCTGCGTCTTGCCTTCAGCGACCGGTTCCTGCCGGTGCTGGAGTACTACCACAACGAGGGGCTGAACTCGGACCCGATGTGGAAGCCGGCCCGAGTCCACGAGCTGCTCCAGCCGCTCAACGGCCGCGGCAAGGTCTCCGGTTCGCAGCAGATCATCTCCGTCATCGAAGAGGCGTATGTCCCGCAGTTCTCCGTCTACTTCCGGTCGGCGCTGGCAGGCCAGCTGCGTGCCGTCCTGTCGGACTTCGACAAGGACGTCCTGGCTCCGCTGCTGCGTGAGCTGACCGCCGTCCACCGCGACCTGACGCGCGCGGCGGAGACCGCGCCGTCGAAGACCAAACTCTCCGATGTCACTACCAACGAACCCACCGCGTGGCCGCGCGAGCGTGAGGACGTGCCCGCACGCTTCCGGGGCTCCGACAACGAGGTTGTGGTCTCGCGGATCGAGGACTTCAAGAACCACTACGAGCAGCAGCTTGTCGCGACCCAGCACTCGTTCGAGAGGAGCGTCACGGATCTGGAGGGGGCCGCTTCCTCCGCCGTGCGCGAGATCATCCTCGGCGTCTGGCAGACCCAGGGCGCCGAGAAGGCACCGAGGGACACCCTGGCCCGGCAGATGGACGAGAATCAGCTGGTGGGCAACCGCGTCGGGTGGGTGAGCAGCCGCCTGGTCGTCGACCCGTCCGGCAACGCCGAGCGCCGCAGCGTGGGTCAGGCGAGGTTCGACATCAAGGTCCGCCCCGACGACCTCCTGCGACGTGCCCGCTCCTGGGTTGCTCGCCCGGGCCTGGCGTTCCAGCAGTTCATCGATGTGGACCTGCGCTCGTACATCACCGAGGGTGGCCCGGACTACCATGACCGCCTCAAGCGACTGGCGGATGCGTTCACCATCGCCACGGCCAACGCCCGTCCGCTGGCCGCGGTGAACCCGCAGGTCATCGGCGCGGCGTACAACGGCGACGCGTCCGTCGATTACCGCCTCAGCTTCTCGGAGATCCCCTTCCTCGGTCTGTCGGATGTGCTTGACGAGCTCAAGTCCGTGCTCATCAGGGACAACAGCCTGGACAAGAACACCACGTTGGAGAACTTCTCCAGCAGCTCGACTCTGACGGATTCGGACAGCCTCGAGCGCATTGAGGTGTTCGGCGCGTACCCCAACTACTCGCCGATCGTGTTCAGCTCTCTGCTTCCGGAGATCGCCGACTACTGGGCGTCTCTTCCGGGTGACAAGGGCACCTTCTGGAACCTGCGCAGGGCCAGGCCGCTGGCCTCCGCCCTCCCGGTGACCACGGAGGAACGCCAGGCGTATGTGGCCGGTTGGCTGATCGGCACGGTCATCGGCCGCATCTTCATCGAGAACAAGGGCACGCCGCAGGCGCGCGCGCTGATCTACAGCGACCGGGAGAGGCAGTGGATTCCCTTCCCGAAGCAGCTGCTCACCCCGCCGTTGGAGTTCAAGGCCAGCTACGACTGGATGCCCGCGGTCATCGAGTCCGTGCTGCTCGCGTATGCGAACGTCCACAACACCGCCGGCGGCATCGCGTCCTCGCTCCGGCCCTATCAGGCCCTGCGTGGACTGTGGAACGACGGGCAGTCCGGGCCGACGAAGGGTGAGATCAATCATTCGGTGGTCCCGCTGATGGCCAACTGGCTTCGCGACGGCTGGCAGCCGGAGGCACACGGTTTACCGGCAGCCCCCGACACGCCCGAGGAGCGCTACGAGCTGCTCAAGAGCAATTTCCAGAAGCACCTGACCCTGGCTCGCGACTTCGTTCCCTCGGACTCCCGGGGTTATGTGCCGGGAAGCAGTGGCCAGGAGAAACCGTTCGCCGACGTGACCAACCGCGAGCACGCTTCCATGATGCCGCTCTACCGCGACATCGCCCCGGACGTGGTCAAGATGGTGCCCGAGCTGCTCAACAAACTCGACGAGGCACTGGAGATGTCCAAGCGCCTGGCAGACACCGGGTACGGTTCCGGTTCCCTCCCGGGGGTTCCCCAGTTCGGGGCGGTGGACCAGTCCGCACCGCAATCGCCGCCCACCATCAACCTCTCCGGCTTCGGCGGCTCCAACAATGGAAGCGGTGACCTGATTTGA
- the rpsG gene encoding 30S ribosomal protein S7 — protein MRKNAAPKRPVVKDPVYQSELVTQLVNKILLDGKKSTAERIVYGALEKCREKTGTEPVGTLEKALGNIRPDLEVRSRRVGGATYQVPIEVRPERSNTLALRWLVTFTRQRRENSMMDRLANEILDASNGLGASVKRREDTHKMAEANRAFAHYRW, from the coding sequence ATGCGTAAGAATGCTGCACCAAAGCGTCCCGTAGTCAAGGACCCAGTCTACCAGTCTGAGCTGGTCACCCAGCTCGTCAACAAGATCCTCCTGGACGGCAAGAAGTCCACCGCCGAGCGCATCGTCTACGGCGCGCTGGAGAAGTGCCGCGAGAAGACCGGCACCGAACCGGTCGGCACCCTGGAGAAGGCTCTGGGCAACATCCGCCCCGACCTCGAGGTCCGCTCCCGCCGTGTCGGTGGCGCCACCTACCAGGTGCCCATCGAGGTTCGCCCCGAGCGTTCCAACACCCTCGCACTGCGTTGGCTGGTGACCTTCACCCGTCAGCGTCGTGAGAACTCCATGATGGACCGCCTCGCCAACGAGATCCTCGATGCCTCCAACGGCCTCGGCGCATCCGTGAAGCGTCGCGAGGACACCCACAAGATGGCAGAGGCCAACCGCGCCTTCGCCCACTACCGCTGGTAG
- a CDS encoding DUF2853 family protein → MRDKAIKEVLTSMKDGSSNPRLVVYYLLAEKFNKLGVFRGWGAGRR, encoded by the coding sequence GTGCGGGACAAGGCGATCAAGGAAGTCCTCACGTCGATGAAGGACGGCTCATCGAATCCCCGCCTCGTCGTCTACTACCTTCTCGCGGAGAAGTTCAACAAGCTCGGCGTATTCCGCGGATGGGGTGCCGGGCGACGCTAA